The genomic interval ggagtttttatcgtattttattctttggctttttatatattgctaagaacatgtatataaaagttatatttataaattaatctttatttacaaatatatctttttacCTATTCCTCCAATAAACCAAAGATTCACACCAAAATCTTTATACGTACCTTTTTCACTTGATAGCTAGAGCACGACCGTCCATTGGAAGGGAagtagtatttattttaaaatgttctAATATTTGTTACATTTAGATTTACGTGGacgctaataaatttaaacatatacaaacatatttatttttatatatttaaattttatataaaaccaaAACATATAGTGATATAGAAAATGGTGAGTATTAAGGAACGTTTCTTTCTTTGACGGCTGGATTTTGTATCCCGGTACAATTGGAAAAGCAACCATCGAGTCTAGGGTAGCAAAGCCATGACTTTTTCCAAAGCCCTCTGAGGCCAGAACCCAGAAGTACTATCGCAGGCAACACAGTACTGTTTCATtcatttcaaccttaaatataGATGGTTTTGgtgttgtcatatttttcttatatgtaGGTCATTTAATCATTTTGCAAATTATATACAGGTTTTCAACTATTCTTCTATGTTTcctcttatttaataaattatatctcaCGTGAATAAATTGACCTGGAAAAGGAGAAGTATTTGTGAGAAAAGGGTGTAATTTGAAAGGATGTATCAggcaaaatttgaaatgacgTGCCTTTGTTCATTGATCTACAACCACATGAATGGTcagaagaaataattttacaatagtaaccataaaaaataaagttaacgaatgaacacaaataaaaaaggattAAGCAAATATGAAATTATTGTCTCTAAGCAGCATTTTTATCCTTGGAAATGGAGAGATCCTCCAACCACTCAAGGATCCTACTCCGACGAACAGTGCTCTGTCCATTCTTCACCTTTCTCGTGTTCTTCTCTTCTgccatcctcctccgcctcctcgccgccgcggccacctcCGCCGAGCCGACAGGCTCGACGGCGTCCGGAGAGCAGTTGCACACAAGGCCGGTGCCCAGGAAGCCCAACGGGAGCTTCTTGTCCAGTGCCACCGTATCCTTAGCGGCGGAGCTCGGCTGCTCGAACCTTGCGCTGCGGCTACCTCctctcgcggcggcggggcgcggcCGGTAGACGTCGGgggcgccgacgacgcccAGGCGTAAGAGGCCCCAcgaggccggtggcgcggACCCGgtgctccgccgcgccgccgccggcccaggCGCGGGGGCAGCCGAGCCGCCGGTCCAGCGCTGCGAAGGACGCGGCGACGGGCTCGGGTGCGCGTAGAACAGGCTGCTCggcagcggccgccgccgggcgtCCGACGTGGCGGTCTTGGACGGCTGGCTGCTTCGGCCGGCGCAGTCGGAGGACGCGCTCTTCTGCGAGGTGCTTCGGCTGACGCAgcagctgttgctgctgctggagctCGCGCTCCGGCTGTCGGAGCGCCAGCTGAAGCCGCTGGCGGACGACGCCGTCGTGGCACCGTCCAGCGAGTCGGAGCGAATCAgccggagcgcggcggcgtcgacggagTTCGCCGACGACAGTCTGAGCGGGAGGAGCTTGCCGTCGGAGAAGACCTCGTCGGCGAAGCACATggcatcctcctccccgccggagAGGGCGAGACCGCCGGACGGCAGCACACAGAACTCAAATTCCTCGGCAGACACGGAGGCGGAGCTGTCGGTGGCCGCTCTGCTGCCCGGCCGGCATTGGGGCGCGGCGTCCTGGCTTGCCATCGATGGTTTCTTGCcttgtttggtttggaggaggaaggaagaaagaagagagatggCCTTGGGTTGTGTTGTGTTGAGAGTCAGAGAGGTGACGAGAGCGTGGTGTCGTCCCGTCGATTTATACGTCGGGAGTTGGACATTTTGCTGGACAAGTCAGTAACGAAACTTGAGCAGACAGTAGTAAGATAACTAGAGGAGACACAAAAGTTCATCCCGTATACAATTAAATAGGTATACAAaattagagatttttttatcttttatccttAAGGGTCTACTCGcttcgtcccataataatgttattttttgattttttttgtcaaatgctttaatcattcgtcttatttaaaaaaatatataaaaactttaaaaaaattagtcacgtataaaatactatccatattttatcatctagtaacaataaaaatagtaatcacaaaaaaaaatttcaaataagatggagagtgaaaatattgtatctaaaagctgaaaaatgaacttatttcgggatggaggtagtattcattttaaagaaaaacaaaggatccAATTCCTAAtaaatgaatttctttgaaagTTATTCGGTTTGTAGAAATGAACCACAGGAAAATCAAAGGAAAGTTTTCCTTCCTACAAGatatagagagaaaacatagaaaaaattttatccactCAAATCTCTTGAAAAAACTCCTATGGATTGGTGTTGTCATACATTCCTATTATTCCACTTTTTCAGTTCCTTTCGGTTAAAATTCCTCAAAACTGAATAAACCCTAAACTACGTATGAACGTAACCATAGGAGGAAATATAATTACTCTCTTTAGGATgcattaacaaataaaatattaagcCTTTGAATTCTTcagtttgatttttcttttagaggtTATCCATTTTGGAAAGATCATTACTACAATTCCATGTTGTCTAAGGGTGCCAATTTCAACAATACAAAATATCGTATGGCACATACGAGTTTCTTGAAACGGTCTAACAAAATCCatgctttatttaaaacaGATTTAATATATTCAGCtggtaaaaattttcataattgcTTGTCACATATTTATGGCACTGGTTGTTCGCCGCaacttctatttttcttttataatatagaaatgcTGCAACTTCTATTTTGCTTTATTATTCTACTAATTCAACCAATCTAGATGCATTTTATGCTCATTTTGTAGGTTTAGATTAGAATTGTTTGTctcaaaaatatgaaaaaaaacataagtatGAGTAAATGAATATATTGATCTTGTGCTGAAAAAAGTgaataacaaaagaaaaatcagttAATTGACAGGTATACAGCCCCACCGGTACTTTTTGTTCTAGCTGAAAAAGCCAAGTGACCAATCCATACTATCCTATTTTCTCGAGTTTTATTTAGTCCTCAGAAGACCTTGCTTTCTGACATAAATCACATCTTACAGGCATTCGTTGTACTACATGCCTTTACTCCACGtacaaaaataatcattcGTTGAACATGACATACTAGACAGATATATTACCCGGCTGAATTATAACTAGGGAAGTAACCAAGAAACTGTGAAAATTGACTTCTATATTATCGTTGGTTGTATTTCTCTTCTGAAGAAGAATTGGCTAAAGCTACCATGTGATTGACCTAAACGAAGTTAGGCATTATATGAACTGAACTACAGGTTGAAATGTTCGGGGTGCAGTCCCTGATTCAgccttgagaaaaaaaaagggtccaGATAACTGGCAGCATCTCAGGACCCGTTGTTTTTTGAAGTTTGAGGTGGCTACTCCACAAAATCATCGTGAACTTTCTGACCGAATGTTTTCATGGGtgtatatgtttttcaaaCCATTAAATGACATggttatataatatatatatatatatatatatatatatatatataatatgcttTAAAACAtcgtattaattattttttaattttttttagaaaatacttAAATGATTATGCGCTAATCCACCGCTCCGTTCGTGCCGATGGAGAAGTTTCCTATCCTCTCCCGAACACACCCTAACGACACgtcgttcttttcttttttttagatttttgttggcattttttttctgttttgaatAGTGTGTTTTGCAAataattttcaatataaaGGTTCATCTTTTAATCTTTATATagcaaattttaactttttaaaagttaattaaatCGATTATACCCACCTAAAATCTAAACGCAGCTAAGTCGCCAAATGGATCGATTtagaaacaatattttatataacagAATTTTAAAGATCGAATCATTCCAATTTATCAACTATCTAATATTACACACAATCAATCTTTCTATAATAGTACACCTCGGTTTACATGCGGATAATCAGCTGGGCTGAATGCCGTTCCGTCATCACATACGGTTCATTGATTGATGTATGATTCTGAGCTCATAACTGTCTGGGGAAGCATACTAGCAAGTGCGGCTACCACTTGCAGCTTCAATGACCTTCGGGCCAGGGTAAAATTCAGAAAAGTTTAAGTCATATATTAGGCTTTTCTCGTTTCATCtttgcaactgcttataacctaaatttggattttgaaACTGAAGatgcatctaggcccctaatttattttggtgattaatgataaTTAAATGATGAGCACTAATGACTTATGTGAGATTGTGAAGGTTTGAGTGGTCCTCATTAGTATATGGATGTTGTGCCGCCCATATGAAAAGAGAAGAATTTCGGTATAATCGTGTTGGTGTGTGTGTTTATTTTgagtataagttaactaagaaTGCCGTACTATAGAGAGGGTGTGCAAACGAATTCTAGAAATGAATCCGTGctcggaaatattttttaaagtgtATCTTTTGCTATTTCTTTGAAGTTGTGCTAGAATTTACGAAAGTTTCGAAGGGagcttcggaagttccgaaggtgaTAGATTTCGGTACCATGTGTTTCttggaagttccgaagagatttttggaagttccgaagatggCAGAATTTGGTTACGTAAGATTCATAGAAGTTCCGAAGAGAGCTTCAGAAGTTCCAAAGAAAATCAATTTTGGTACTATAAGATTCacagaagttccgaagaaaATCGATTTCGATATTGTATgtttcacggaagttccgaaggtttTGACCCGAACTTCAAAAGACTTGACTTTGACTTTTCACagttaactttaatttttctcaGTGTTGAGAGCTGTCATTTTGAACTAATCGGAAGTTCTGAAGATAGCTTCGGAAGTTTTGAAGAGAGCATCTTTTTCGCCCAACAGGCAGAAATTTGGTGGGGGTATAAATATCTTCCAAGCCCTCAAGCTAGGGTTACTGGTTCACTTATTCCTATGTCCTTGGCTTGCAATTATggagattcactttgagccttgcttcctcattttcttctcttcatggatctaagtgatttggattttgtgtgtgtgagagtttGTGGAgttgagttggtttgagtaCTTGGTGTTAACTTTGTGAAGAAATTTTTGAGCACTATATTCATCCTCAATGTTCTTGCAAGCTTATTACTCTTAGTGGTTGCGAACACTTAGATGGCTAGGCGTGTTTCTTGAGCCACCAAACTTATTGTAACACTGTCAGGGAAAGGTTTGTGAAGGTCGGGTCTCACCTCTGCAAGGAAAGAGACACCTCGAGTGAGGGGCAGTGCATAAGTACAACCCAGAGGAAAGGGTTGTGAAAACCCGGGTCAAGTTGAGCTCCTTaacggagagtacaatcccctcaaggatCGGAATATTGGTAAAAAGTCTCCATACAATACTTGTGGTGACATCTTTCTAACTTGTGTTTTaagctttgcttttggttgtTGTGCGTACTCTAGTCGCTGattgtaaaaagcttggaggTAGTTTACTGGTTTATGTTTTAGTTGAATAGATCTACTTATTTCTTGTTCTAGATATATTCCTGTCAGAAGTTCTGAAAGTCACTGCGAAGGTCTGACCgaaacttttaaaagtttcagtttccgctttttaggttagtttttttatcgcctattcaccccatAGGCCTTGATTTACTCTTTTAGAAACGTAGGtttggtgttgattttttttggttttcttcttcagattattttacaatatttgcaTTTGAATacacacataaaaatttgTCCATAAATCATTTCTGTTTGAAATAaatgttttcatttttcctttcaaaaagAGAAACTATGGTGGCCTCACAATAATCAAAAGGTTTATGCTTCCAAGTTGTAACAAAAGGGAAGTAAAGGGATCGGAGAGCTATAGTAGGCTACAAGGCAACTGATTTTCGAAGgattaatcaaatattatcaGGGTCATCTACTCATGTTTTGgcatattaaaagaaaatgccaaacgacttatttacaaataaaaaataagtttatgaataaaatattatatatatgtttttagcggtctaaaaataaaaattaaaaaataaacaacgatgCAAATCTCaattcaactctaaatttaagattaaaaatttaaattttgacttataagcgtatataaaaaaatgagagcGAACGTATCATAGCTGTACGCAACTGATTGGAGGCGACCAGGACGGTGGCATTGGAACTTTAGAAGGCATCCGCATTCTTCTCTCACTGAGAGTACAAGGCGGTTGTAAAcgtattttaataagataaaaagagtAGAGAGAATAATAGtggactataaatttatagccagctgtagcacggactctaagacatAGTGTATATATGATAGGTGGGACATGAtactatatgttttataggtaactattgtatgattGACTATCGATAAATTGAagatagtagttagctatactattgaacttgcttaGAAATCAACAATAGGAAAAGGCGCTAGAAATTCAGGGATTTGTATGGAGCTTACTGTAGCGGACTGATAGCTACGTGTAATAGCAGCGACACGTCTCCGCCAGAAGTTGCTCGATCCGTCGCTCTTTCTTGTTCCAACAGAGCTAGTGGACAAGaagatcaaatatttggacaaaatacAAAGACGGGACAAAGGAGATCGGGATGACAACAGCTTAGAGGAAGTTCAATAGGATAATCAACTGATGACCTGATGActataaattatctatagctaacttaatagtcaattaATACAATAGCAatatactacacaattaatattcgGTCCTACgtatcatacacacatatgtcttagagtccgtgctatagctggctataaatctgtagtcagctgctcttctctctgctcttcaccttaaaatatgcttatagctggcttatagcctgctattgtatctgctctGCTCTtcacattaaaatatgtttgtaaCTGCCTTATAGCCTGCAATTGTATCTGCTCTTGGTCGATCTATTTTTTGGGAAAATCACAGCccgaatataaaaatattgtaaggTAGGGTAAATATAGTGCCACCTGTAAAAATCATCTACAAAACTGAAGGATTTTCGCTGGAGAAAAAACGTGGACgcactaataaaaaaacagcacTCGGCTCTCTATCACTGTCCCACTCTATCACCAACTGCCCCCTCTCAATCACGCGGCGTCTGATTCAGCCGAAGACACTAAAACTTTTTTGAGGGAGAGGAATtcctagtaaaaaaaatcgtgCACCTATCCACTTAGATGCAAAGGAAATTTTCTATCTAATAAAATCACGTGGTTGTGGTTGTACCTATACTGTAgatataggaaaaattccCTATTCactcagtttatttttcataacaAGATTATAGAGGAGAGATGGCCGAGCTATTCAAGGTACAGGTACAACATTAGCAGTGTGAGAAGTCGACCAGCTTATGGCCCTTGAGCCAACAAGGTAAAAGGGGCGCAGGGTCCTCACCTAGTCCACACACGAGGTAGGGGATGGTAGTGAGAGACGGTTGTGTTTATACCGAGATACCAATCGATGTGGTGATGCAGTTATCGAGGTGACGCAACTTTGACGGTTGGCGTGGCCTCGTGATCCTTTTCCACCGGTGATGTGATACAACAGCCCACAAGGTGAGACAGTCGGGTGATTATGATGATTCAATGAAGCTTTTGTGTGGAAAAGGATAAACAAGGGGATATGGAAAAGATTGCTTGTGAGGGGGCTTTAGAACTGGCGGCCTTAGGGTTTGCTCAAGCTAGCACCAATGTTCCAAGGCGCAGTGATGGAAAGATGAGAGCAACACCTAGAGGTAGCATGCACGCGATGTGAGCCTACAACGACAATCAGAGGGGACAGGCTGACGGTCGCCATGGTGTGAAtatggaggtggtggtgcctTGAACCTGCAGATACCATGGACACGACGACGTAGGCGACGGTGAATGCTGTTGGAATAAATTGATTAAAACCATTTTATTCTAATAATTCCATTACTCACTATTAATGTTAAACTATAGTGAAAGTTCTATTAATCGAGATGGAAGGAAGTCGCACACTCTTTCTGCTAAAGGACAAGTTGGGACTGGGGTCCCatgtgaaagtgcatctaggcccctaatttgttttggtgattaatgacaatcaaatgatgaggactaatgatgtgtgtgagaatgtgaaggtataaatagtcctCATGGAAAAGTTGTCATTGCCCCGCCCAcgtgaaaagagaagtaaagtcagtatattcgtgttggcgtgtgtatttactttgaatttgagtcaatTAGGAATGCCGTACTATAAAGTGGGGtgtgcaaatgaaatctaggaatgaatctggtgctcggaaatatttttgaagtacatcttttgctatctttttgaagttgtgctggaatttacggaagttccgaaggtactgtcagaacttccgaagggatcagaatcggttctgtataTTTggcggaagttccgaaggagccagaatcggttctgtatgtttggcggaagttccgaaggagaccttcggaagttctaAAGGAGCAAAAATCAGTTCTGTATGTTTGGCGGAAGTTCTGAAGGAGCCaaaatcggttctgtaagattcatagaagttccgaaggtcttgaccggaacttccgttgacttgacttttcgcagttgactttgaattttctaagtgttgggggctgctattttgaactgaccggaagttccggaGGAGACCTccgaaagttccgaagaagaaatcttttgcccccaacgGGCAGAAATTAAGAGgtggtataaatacccccaacccctcaagctagggttACTGCTTCACTTGTTCATCTCTATGCCCTTGGCTTGCATctcttgagattcactttgagccttgctttctcacttcctcctctccacggatctaagtgatttggattttgtgtgtgtgatagttggttggtttgagttggtttgagtacttggtgttgacttcgtgagaaatttcttgagcactagattcatccctaagatctctttgctagcttgttactcttggtggttgaaGACAATTAGACGGCTAGGTGTCGTTCCTCGAGCCACAAAAGCTCTTGTGGTGCACTGGGAaaaggtttgtgaaggttggatctcacctccgaaagggaagagatacCTTGAGTGACAGGGAGTGCACGAGTGTAACCccgaggaaagggttgtggaacccggctcaagtttgagctcctcaacagagagtacaatcccctcaaggattggaacttcggtaaaaagtctTTGTCTACACTTGTGGCgaaatctctctaacttgtgATTTAAGCTTTGGTTTTAGTTGCCGCgcgtactctagttgctgcttgtgcaaagcttggaagtggtttgtttttttttgaggttTCGTTGGCTAGATATACTCCTTTctcgttctagatctggtgctatcggaagttccgaagatcaacggaacttccgaaggccgaaagttccgaagccactgaccggaacttccgaaagtctcagcttccgctttttaggtttaatttttaaatcgcctattcaccccccttctaagccttgatatactctttcacTATGTGCGGGTGACGAGCCAACTGAGGACCCGATGGGTCTTGCAGATAGACCGAGGACCCGAGAACCTGAGGCTTGGCGTACCGAAGCCGTCCCAGGTCCGAGGTCCCAAGGCCGGTGTCTCAACTCCCGGCGTCGGGTTGGTTGATGCTTCAAAGTCCTAGGACCTGGGGTCGTGAGGTGCATGCGTGTGGTTTGAAGGGCAGAGTTGATTCCACATAGGATTTGGTCAATAAGAAATTAATGGTCAATGAATCAATGACCCACTAATTCTTCACGTAAACATCTCTCTCTATTACATTCATGGGGAACAGTGAGTGAACAACAATCTGTTCTTGGGCTGCATCCTTGTTCTCCACGGTTTCACACACCCCCCACACACGAGTGAGTGGAACGAGCGGGCCTCTGAAGCTTCGTCCATCGGTGTACCTGCTCGGGTAGGCAGGcgatcaagtttttgggaagcgTCTGTGCGGCACGACTGCTCCCGATGACTTCGCTCTTGGCAACAGCTCCCTCTTCATGGCGTTGTCCGACGGCCCCGTCTTCGCGTTGCCATCAGGTAACGACCCCAACCCTGGCAACAGCATCAGGTACCGCAACCTCCACTTCGGCTTCCTCTTCAGGGCTCTCGGCCACAACTCTGTCTTCGCGGTGCCACCTGACAACTA from Oryza brachyantha chromosome 3, ObraRS2, whole genome shotgun sequence carries:
- the LOC102707298 gene encoding flocculation protein FLO11-like, whose product is MASQDAAPQCRPGSRAATDSSASVSAEEFEFCVLPSGGLALSGGEEDAMCFADEVFSDGKLLPLRLSSANSVDAAALRLIRSDSLDGATTASSASGFSWRSDSRSASSSSSNSCCVSRSTSQKSASSDCAGRSSQPSKTATSDARRRPLPSSLFYAHPSPSPRPSQRWTGGSAAPAPGPAAARRSTGSAPPASWGLLRLGVVGAPDVYRPRPAAARGGSRSARFEQPSSAAKDTVALDKKLPLGFLGTGLVCNCSPDAVEPVGSAEVAAAARRRRRMAEEKNTRKVKNGQSTVRRSRILEWLEDLSISKDKNAA